The genomic region CATCATCCCTCACAGCAGCAGCCTCTCAATCTGCATACAGACAGCCATATGTCTTACACCTGACCTCCACTCTGCAAACTACACCTTCACCTACCTGTTGTTCAAAGGAAAAAAATGGGTCGCCATTTTGTTCTCATTGAAATCTAAGTAAACCCAGCTGCTTGTGAAAAAGAATGTATGCTGTAAAATAAATAATCATGTGTCAAAGTAAACACATATTTGTAGACCGTTTAATGCCAATGTTTTTACACAGAGACGCAGAGTTCACACAGCAGCGCTTATCTTTTTAAAAGACACTGTCAAATGTCTGCTTGTGGACAAACAAACAATTGCTCAATTCTAAATTTGTATCAGTTATTGAGCATCTCTAACATTTCATTGGAGTCTCATGCCTCTGTCCTCGGGGCTGACTTTTTGTATTCATCAACGCTTTCCTTACTTTGATCACTGAAGTCAAATGAGCTTATAAATAAATTGACGACAGTTCAATGTCTGATGTTTCATTCCTTCATGGTATTGACTGGGAATTCTATGATGGTCTCTAGATGAGCATTCTTGATCCTGTGTGTCATGCACCATGTAGTGTATACAGTCCAGATGCCAAAGATCCTCTTTGCAGTTGCACTAAGGCAATATGGCTCTACTTGTTTCAATGCACCAAGGCAATAAAGTAGAACATCTTTGCCAGTACTTTATGTACTTGTCAGTTTGCAGACAATAATAAAGGAAGTTGGTCTTCCTGCAAGTCCTGAAGCAACAGGTCCTTATAGATCAGGCAGTAAATGAATTTCCCTGCACCATCCCCTCTTCCTTATCTTCCTCTACTAGCCCCCGTGTATCCTGGGAAGTGGAGGTCTGATGGTGGTCAGTGGCAGCCGCaggttctgaccaccatgttgcgGTACTTCTTTAGGATGACGTTGGAGCTGTCGTCAAAGTAGAGGACTGAGATGCCATGGAGCTGGGTGGGGGCACAACAGGGTTTGGGCACTGTCTCTGGGTTTATGAAGTGGACCTGCGGGGGATAGAATATAATACCAGTATCAGGGAAATCAGCCACAATTAGAAAGATTCAAGTGTGTGGGAAAATGTGTGTTGATACTTCAGCAGTTTTTCTCACAGGATGTGAGACATCAAAGAGCGCTTTGATTTCACAAAATGAATATAAGAATTTCAATCAGCTGCTGAATGGTTATATTTACAACGAAGCTAGAGAACCTACAGTGAAACCCTGAGTAAATGCCATATTCAACCCTCTCAGAAATGTACATGATGATATGATTCATGAAAACCATGAATATTCTTACCAGAGTCTGCACAATGGCATGATTGGTAGCGTTCATGTAGGAGTTCAGAGGAAAAGCACATTCGCCCTGGCAGTAGTACGCTGCGTAGCCCTCTGGTGCAATGATCCAGTCCTGAGAGGACAAGTGATAGGACTCATAACAACAGCACATCCAACCAACGGAGATGCAGATGTCATTGAATCTAGTGAAGTCAAACACCTATCTAAGTGGGtgaacagagaaagaggaggacgTGCTCAGATCAGAACAGGACTGGTGTGATAGAAAGAGTCGTGGTACTGTACCTGCCATCCCAGATCTCTGAAGCTGACATACAGCTCATGCTTCTTACAGCCCTGTTTCGGGTCTGTGCTGAGGGTCTCTGAAAGACAATGGGTCATATGAACAACATTACAGATGAATCAACACAATCAACTGTGAGCACTGTATCTTGGTATATGCTATCTATTATCCATAGCCTGAATGCTTTAATCAACACAAAGTACTCTAACATGTCAAAGGAGCAGCCATTTTTCTATCATTATGTTACAAGTTTATCCGATAATGTCTGTGTATAGTGGCTAGTGGCTAGATGACTGATTCCTTGTGCTCCAAGTGGGTGCTCCGTTTGTGCACCTGCTGCAGCCTCAGCAACCTTCAGTGCATCCTGGGGAGTCTTGGGTTTTTTGGAGCGGTTGGGGTTGCGCCCCTTGTGGCCGTGGGCAGAACGGACGCTGCGGAGGCGAACCTCGGTTGCCTTGAAGAAGGCCACCATGAAGGGCTGCTTGTCCTGGGGCCCACTGCCCTCCAGCAGCCCCACTAGTCTGGGGTTCACACTCTGACCTGTAGGGGGAGACAGAAAGACATGCACACTTCAGTCCAGGGTACACATTGGGCAAAGAGGGAGAGGTGAAGCCAGAGGATTTACTCTGGCCAAAATCTGCCCGTGTGAGATAAGCCCTTTTTTTTAATGGAGGTCTATGTGAGAGCGTCGAATTAcctgaggcttatttgatcgaatagcaGTTTAAGGCTGTTACAAATGTACTGATACAAGTGGATGCACGTGGCATTCCGGCAACTTTGAGAGAAGCAACTTAGTTGCGCCTGTTGTTCACACgcatatctgccctctcattggatAGAACTGTTCCATCTGTTCTCGCCTGCCTTCCATCGTTGAGGACATATATTTCtattgttagagcggtcacttgaatatcttgtcaatataataaatCGTCTTTGATATTGGTATGCTTCAGTTCAATCTTATGTGTTGGGTGTGTACCAGGCATAGAGCTCTATCTCTGTTGGACAAGTGGACATACAGCACCCTTTTAACTCAGACAGTGACTCACCGTCCATACTCTCCAGAGCCAGCTGCAGGCCCAGGTTCTGGTCCGGGTTCACCACCCACTGGTTACTGGTGGCCGTGATGTCAAACACAAGCCAGCCCTCCTCTGCAGCCCACACCACCCGCGTGTCCAGAAGGAACAGGTAGTCGTCACTACTACGGGGCATGCAGACTACTAACATTAGATACACAGCACATGCAGTCTAACAGTTAGATACACAACAAAGAGTTTCCGACCTAGGAAGTGTGCTCTAAATTCTAACATTGGTTGACTAAAATCTGCATAAGTGTATAGCCTTGCCACTTCACATTGCAATTCAAACCCTTCTCCTCAGTAGCAGGTGTGATGCTATCTAGTGCAGTATGTAAAAGTAAAGCAGTTATATAAAAGTTGATCTAGATGGTAGATTCATATTCTAATAACAGTAAAGATTAGCCACCCAGAGAGAACACAGGATACATGAAATCCAAAACAAGAGACAACACGCAGTGTCGATCTAACCCTGCCGATAGCTCTTTTAATAATGGCTCTCTCTTTATCACAGATGAAAATTCCCAGACTGATTGGGGCATATCTCACAGACAATGGCTTTGTTTGCAGATTGAGTTTCAGGCCCCCAGGCTTACTCCTCAGGCTGTCTCTTTGTCTTGCTGCCTTGTCTGTATGAAAGGCAAACGTGTCTCTGAATAACAATGCTTTTGTTCTCAGCACCTTCATAGCCTCACCGTCACCGCTGTGGGACAGGCCATGCCTACACACGACTGAGCTCTGATGTCACCGAGCATGAcaagctgtgtgtttgtgtgtgttggagagaaGGGGGTGTTTTTACTCGTTGGAGAAATCCAACTATTGTTCACTCCAATCAAAACGCCTAGTGTGGTCTGTTCTCCAGGaagagaggggttgggttaagggAGGGGTGTTAGGTAATGGAGAAGGGGGATTAAGTGAATGGTGGAGGTGTGGGCATTGAGGGTGGTGTTTGTGGGGGTGCTCTATTTGTTCAAGGTGGCGTCTCTGCTGTTTCAGGGAGTGGTATAACGTTTTataaggccacacacacacaaagattaaTGGAAGAGGCGTCACCTGTCAGAGGGCTCCTGTAGCACCTGGTACACGCTCACGTGCAAGGTCTCATTCTCAGAACGTTCTCCGATGTAGTCCTTATAGATTCGGAACTCTGCAGCGGAGACAGCTTCTCCCTCTGGGATCCGGGACAAGTCAAAGCGGAATTCCCTGTTGTGCTGAGAAGACAGGACATCCTGATCCAGCTTAGCTGATGAAAGGAGATGGGGAAGAGAAGAGGTTACTCACTACTGATACCAACTCACCCCGGATCAGCTTTTTCCAATGGCTAACCTCACCCATTATGAGCTGTACAACTAACACAGACGCTGGATGGTTAAAGGCACCTCCCTTTTCTCGCCACATCCCCTGGTCTTTTGAAACAGTGGGGGTGCATGTGTCCCAACACACCCACTGCTGTGAATACAATCAGATCGGAATCCAGTCCATGGTTTAATTCTGTCAAAACTGTCGCTGAATCAAAGTCTTCTGATCCACATTGCTCAGCCCACATATAGGATGCACTGTGTCAAAAATAGGAAACTCCTGCTTCCATGAGAGAGCTGATTGATCTAAACATCAGTCTGCATAATGTGCCAATGTGGGAGGAAAACCACACTCAAGGCTCAATTTGGCTCTATGTTTAAATTGCACACATGTGCTGACCACAAGAAAAGCACTGACTGGAAAACCACAGCAGCCAATCCAATGCACATGCAGACATACACCCTGCAGAAACACTATGGTCATAATGTCATCATCTTCAATACACTGATAATACAagacatgctctttccatgacatagactgaccaggtgaattcagttgaaagctatgatcccttattgatgtcaccttgaTGTCAATACACTTCAATTAGTGTAGCTGAAGGattaaagaaggacttttaagccttgaggcaattgagacGGATTGTGTACGTAtgcaattcagagggtgaatgggaaagacaaataattgagtgcctttgaacggggtatggtagtaggtgggaGGCGCACAAatttgtgtgtcaagaactgcagcgctgctgggtatttcacgctcaacagtttcccgtgtgtatcaacaatggtccaccacccaaaggacatccagccaacttgacacaactgtgggaagcattggagtcaacatgggccagaatcccggtagaacgctttcgacaccttgtagagtccatgctctgacaaattgaggctgttctgagggcaatatTAGAAAAATGTTGCTAATGTgttgtacacttagtgtacagTATGTTTTCCATAATCCACCCTACTATAGGAGAATGCATTTAACCACTATACGTAAAGTACTATAATCTGGAGGTAATGATAAAGCTATAAAATATCATTTATATGAACGGGCTTTCTGAGAGTATGCTTGATAAATCCCAACAGTTGAAATGAACCTTTTGAAGGGCCACCACTGAGATCCACGATATCCCACCCTGCCCTGAAACAGCTGAGCTACTCTCAGAGTTTCCAGAATAATGGTGGTGGGGCAGAGCCAAAGATTTCCTGGAGGTTTCAAACGCCATGTTTTTACAGTGTTACCCAATGTGTTTGTCCTTGGAAAGTTTGGTGGAGGTCTCCGGAGCAATGGGGGACTTCCCACACTGGAGGTGTGCAGAGTGGAGTGATGATTACCCACCTTAAACACATCCTGCCCACTGGCAGCCGCCATGACATCATACGTCTGTCTCACTCATGCCTTGGTATTGTTTCAGTGccggataacacacacacacacacacacacacacacacacacacacacacacacacacacacacacacacacacacacacacacacacaatagcataAACCCTCTTACAGCAGACACACAACTTAATGCAGCACACATGCACCAAAATGCTTTAAACCCCTTAAAACGACTTCTAaccgcacacacatgcacaacacacacatacgccATAAAGAAGAGCATTCTGAACCCTGCTAGTCATTTGTTTGACCGCAATTAAACGCTGGAAAGAAACCAGGGGCGTTTTTATGAAGGCAATAATTGCTTGTAAGGACTTGGTGTGTTTACGTTAGGGACCATTAGCTCCAGAGATCAGCCCTCAGATATGCAAACTTCTCTTTGTGAGGCATTTCAACACTTTTCTTTGCTCATGACGAAGGGTTCAACTTGCCGTGCTGGCGTTAATAATTTTCAGCTGCCAATCAAAATATATGGGTGAAGTTTATGAATATCCTACATCAGAGGCACAACTAAAGCCTAGAAAATCAGTAAGCTGAAACACAGACTGACTGGCAGACAGCCAGATGTGTaatgtacttaagtaaaaatacttgaaagtactattTCAAGAGTTTTTGGAggcatctgtactttactatttatatttttgacaacgttcacttttacttgacaacattcttaaagaaaataaatgtactttttactcaattcattttccctgacacccaaaattatcattacatttgaaatgcttaacaagacaggaaaattgtcaaattcaacacttaccaagagaacatccctggtcatccctactgcctctgatctggcgaactcactaaacacacatgcttagtttgtaaatgatttgtatgatctgagtgttggagagtgcccttggctatccgtaaataaatacaaaaacaagaataTTGTGTCAATCGAAGTAACAATAAAAAAATCTCCATCAAAATCCCTCAGTTCAAGCTagagatatatttttttacaatgtcTGAATCTCAATCTGCCGCATTCACCTATGTCGCCCTTCTGCGGTGGAAAGTTACAGCGCTGTCTGTCCGACTAGGAGACATCCCGAAAAcctgtcttctcacaaaaacgtctgtagcatccgaacagTTTGGCCACAAGCCCCATGGCCTCGTCTAAAAGTAACCCATTCAAATGAATGGAAGAAATAAATAAACCATTGCCACAAAACTACAaggaacaaaatatatatatctcctgagctttcttatatctcctagataaaGGACAgacaaaaccttattccttatgatacTTTTTGGACTGTCTtatttgccatttatgaatgtgttattcaatgcatttttaTATAGaagtaaaggccaaattctatattttatcaaataataaaaaatacaaagaTATTGGATACCTAAATCAAATTgttaaatgatccatggtatgacttTGAAACAACTCCATATGGCACCTGAAACAGGGGTAAACCTAcatgaatttgtccaatataaaCTTTTGattgcaactgtttggactaatgattccaccctagatcagctagatgaaAGCAAGAGTGTGCCAAGACTGTGTCACTGAATGTGCCACTGTCTGTCATCTTGATTACTCAAATGTGTTTCTTGACATGTGCACCTACATACATTATAAACTTTAATTCATAGaataggttgtagcaacctcatgggTATCGGGAGAATTGGAGTATTATGTACAATGATAcactgagctgggtgaatggaatatgaatgacagtcatccaatatgctgtaatagaaataaggccatgctaaaaaaaaatatatatatatagtcctcCCTTATCCGTAAACAGCACCGAACGCCACTGGTAGAAGTTTGACAAAATTCTGTGGTTTATGTTcgaaaactctatttcttggatcAGATTACTTTATCCACCAAAACAACCTTACACCTTGCTTGGCATTTCAGCTAAAACCGTGTCCAACGGAAAAATAAAGCAATCTTTCAAAAagggataaaaaaaataattggAGGAATTATAGTATTATGAGTATAGAGTATAAATCCCTGGTGTAATCTCCTTATTCTCCCCCAAAATCAGATTACCATGATAAACAGTCAGCTTTCAATTTAGCCTGTTGGGTTCACACACTGGCGGACTTACCATTAGGCAGAAGAGGCAATTGCCTAACATCATCAAGGGGCCTCATGAGCTtttctttttctcgccctcctggttttgacccttgcctgtcccatctctgtaccctCCTGCCGGCCCACTCTGCccgcccctgaccctgcctgccgacctgtacctttgccccttcTGTGGAttattgacccttgcctgccATGTCCtgtctcttgcctgccccttggactattaaaccattgtttattcaacgtgtctgcatctgggtcttaccttgatttctgatagtatgaactggccatgactgacccagcagacacGGCCCAGCTGCGCAACGCCATCTCCACCCAGAGAGCCACCCTCGGTAGGCACGAGAAATTGCTTCGTGGCCTTGGAGAGGGGGTCCAAACGTTGGCTGACCACCATGACTGGGCATTGGCCAATTTGCTGGAGAAATTCCACGGATTCTCAGGGAGGTCGCCTAGCACGGTGGTAACCCCAAAGCTCCACAGCTACTAGCATTGCCGGCTCATCGGTCACTCCACCTTCTCGGGAGCCCCGCATACCTCTGCCGGAATGCTTCAATGGAGTGTACCCTCATCTTCAAGCTTcagctctcctccttcccctcggatcgctccaagatagcctacctcatcacactgatgtccgggagggctctTACCTGGGCTACCGCCGTGTGGGAACAACAGCCGGCCATATGCGCTAGTCTGGAGGGTTTTGTGGAAGAAGTGAGGAAGGTCTTTGATGCCCCGTTCCCCAGGCGAGAGGCCAGCCGGAAGCTAATCCAGCTTCGGCAGGACTCCTGCAGTGTAGCTGATTATGCGGTGGATTTCCGCATGTTGGCAGCAGAGAGTTCTTGGAATCAAGAGGCACTGTTTGATATGTTCTTGCACGGCACCTCGGAGGAGGTTAAGGATGAGTTTGGAGCCCGGGAGTTACCTACGGAGCTCGATTTCCTCATTGCTTTGACCATCCGTATCGATGGGCGATTACGGGAATGACGGAGGGAGAAGAATATGGATTTCATTCGCACGCCCAGGGATATCACATTGCCTCTGAGTCAACCCGGAAGCTCCCGACGGTCTCGTTGCAGAGAGGACCGGAGGCTTCAAGACCTGCCCCGAGGGCTGCTGAAGACGGCCGAGTCATCACTTCCTGAGACTATGCCACTAGGCAGAGCTGGAATGGCAAAACAGGATCGACAcaaagagttgtctgtattgcgggaTTCTTTGTCATTTTGTGTCCTCTTGTCCTTTAAAGAAGCCAGACTCACTGGTAGGAGAAAggactctggtgggccatatggagaACATTCCTGCTTCCCTTGCTCGCACCCCTTTTCATGACATTCTACTGTGGGGAGACCAGTCCAAATCTCTCCGGgttctcattgactctggggctgacGAGAGTTTTTTGGACACTACCCTGGCATCCGAGTTGAACATccacactcagcccctctccattcccatggacgttagagcgctggactgGCACTGTTTAGGCAGAGTCACCCACAACACCACTCCCATCCACCTACGGGTGTCAGGGAACCACATCGAGGCTATCCAGTTCCTGCTCATTAAGTCCCCTCTGATTCCCGTTAcattgggattctcctggcttTAATGACACAATCTCCTCATTAACTGGTCTACTGGTGCCATCATGGCTGGAACCTGTTGTGCCACgcccattgcctgaagtcagcacAACCTGACCCGGGACATCTTCCTGGGGGCTCGGAAGGTGCCCCAGACCGCTCCGCCATTTccgcggagtaccaggacctctggGATGTGTTCAGCAAGGCTTGGGCCATGTTGCTTCTGCCGTACCAACCCTATGACTGCAGGATTGACCTTCTCCCTTGCACCACGCCACTCCCTAGCTACTGGATTTATccgtccctcttcctccccccgcCGGCACAGGCTTCTTCTTCATGGAGAATAATAACAAGACCATGTGCCCGTGCATTGACGATGTGGGGAATCGGGAACTTCTCGCGGTGAAGATCGCGTTGGAGGAATGGCTGAAGAGGGCGGAACATCTGTTCATCAtgtggactgaccacaagaacctGGAGTATCTCCGCTCCGCCAagcgcctcaactccaggcaagccAGATGGGCCCTGCTGTTCACGGTTCAACTTCTCCCTTTCGTACTGGCTGGCTgggatccaagaatgtcaagccgGATGCATTGTCCTTCCGCTATAGCCCCATGACTACTACCCCGGAACCCGAGACCATCCTTCCTGGCGAGCTGGGGGATAGGGAAGCTGGTCCGTGAGGCAGTGTTTCCAGCCAAACCCCAGGGGGCCCTGATAACCGGATGTTCGTACCTGACACGGGCCACTCCGCAGTCCTGGAGTGGGCCCAATCTTCCAGGCTGGTCTGCCACACTGGCGCCCGTCGGACCCTGTCC from Oncorhynchus kisutch isolate 150728-3 linkage group LG5, Okis_V2, whole genome shotgun sequence harbors:
- the LOC109890976 gene encoding bone morphogenetic protein 7 isoform X1 — protein: MNLIMVVLLHLRASAMVLAWGYCILAETTFSNFTLDNEVQSSFIQRRLRNQERREMQREILSILGLPHRPRPHIYTKHNAAPMFMLNLYNAISTYGQQPAGYSYYKPVFTTQGPPMVTPQDSSFLNDADMVMSFVNIAKLDQDVLSSQHNREFRFDLSRIPEGEAVSAAEFRIYKDYIGERSENETLHVSVYQVLQEPSDSDDYLFLLDTRVVWAAEEGWLVFDITATSNQWVVNPDQNLGLQLALESMDGQSVNPRLVGLLEGSGPQDKQPFMVAFFKATEVRLRSVRSAHGHKGRNPNRSKKPKTPQDALKVAEAAAETLSTDPKQGCKKHELYVSFRDLGWQDWIIAPEGYAAYYCQGECAFPLNSYMNATNHAIVQTLVHFINPETVPKPCCAPTQLHGISVLYFDDSSNVILKKYRNMVVRTCGCH
- the LOC109890976 gene encoding bone morphogenetic protein 7 isoform X2; protein product: MNLIMVVLLHLRASAMVLAWGYCILAETTFSNFTLDNEVQSSFIQRRLRNQERREMQREILSILGLPHRPRPHIYTKHNAAPMFMLNLYNAISTYGQQPAGYSYYKPVFTTQGPPMVTPQDSSFLNDADMVMSFVNIAKLDQDVLSSQHNREFRFDLSRIPEGEAVSAAEFRIYKDYIGERSENETLHVSVYQVLQEPSDSSDDYLFLLDTRVVWAAEEGWLVFDITATSNQWVVNPDQNLGLQLALESMDGQSVNPRLVGLLEGSGPQDKQPFMVAFFKATEVRLRSVRSAHGHKGRNPNRSKKPKTPQDALKVAEAAAETLSTDPKQGCKKHELYVSFRDLGWQDWIIAPEGYAAYYCQGECAFPLNSYMNATNHAIVQTLVHFINPETVPKPCCAPTQLHGISVLYFDDSSNVILKKYRNMVVRTCGCH